One window of the Hippocampus zosterae strain Florida chromosome 8, ASM2543408v3, whole genome shotgun sequence genome contains the following:
- the rp2 gene encoding protein XRP2, whose protein sequence is MGCFYSKKSKRKSLEKEERTPTTTTVETTTTTNAVPLGNNTDEAAPKQYSWDKREKVDPKDYMLTGLKDVTAGRLPGKLNGQQFVIQDCHNCDIYVFDHSAAVTIDDCVNCRIVLGPVKGSVFFRDCKDIRCVVACQQFRTRDCKKMEVFLCCATQPIIESSTGVKMGCFQYYYPELAFHFKDAGLSIFNNNWSNVHDFTPVAGETNWSLLPESAAVLESVPAPGADSDFKAVRISADAARSIVPLTKGGRRKDSDESCLFMFFAGEYTTANARKMIDEATAKGFVLIQTKEVSMRPEDVKRVFQNNAEDLVEWISKGPVIALELNGDGVVEACKNIAGEVFAGTKVFVSDNKNTSSRDVDNFFNFADIQMGL, encoded by the exons ATGGGATGCTTTTACTCGAAAAAATCCAAACGAAAGTCGTTGGAAAAGGAAGAGAGGACACCGACGACAACGACGGTAGAAACTACGACGACCACCAACGCGGTTCCCCTTGGCAACAACACGGACGAGGCGGCACCGAAGCAGTACAGCTGGGACAAGCGAGAAAAG GTGGACCCCAAAGACTACATGCTGACAGGCCTCAAAGACGTCACGGCGGGTCGCCTCCCCGGGAAGCTGAACGGTCAACAGTTTGTCATCCAGGACTGCCACAACTGTGACATCTACGTCTTCGACCACTCGGCGGCCGTCACCATTGACGATTGCGTCAACTGTCGCATCGTTTTGGGCCCCGTCAAGGGCAGCGTCTTCTTCCGGGACTGCAAGGACATCCGCTGCGTGGTGGCGTGCCAGCAGTTCCGCACACGGGACTGTAAAAAGATGGAG GTGTTCCTGTGCTGCGCCACGCAACCCATCATCGAGTCGTCCACCGGCGTGAAGATGGGCTGCTTCCAATACTACTACCCCGAGCTGGCCTTCCACTTCAAGGATGCCGGCCTGAGCATCTTCAACAACAACTGGAGCAACGTCCACGACTTCACGCCCGTGGCCGGCGAGACCAACTGGAGCCTGCTGCCCGAAAGCGCCGCCGTGCTAGAGTCCGTGCCGGCCCCCGGCGCCGACTCGGACTTTAAGGCGGTCCGCATCTCGGCGGACGCGGCGCGCAGCATCGTGCCTCTGACCAAAGGAGGCCGCCGCAAGGATAGCGACGAGTCCTGCCTGTTTATGTTCTTCGCCGGGGAGTACACCACCGCCAATGCGCGCAAAATGATCGACGAG GCGACCGCCAAAGGCTTCGTGTTGATCCAGACAAAAGAGGTGTCGATGCGGCCCGAAGACGTCAAGCGTGTGTTCCAGAACAATGCTGAGGATCTCGTGGAGTGGATCAGCAAAG GTCCCGTCATTGCCCTGGAGCTTAACGGTGACGGTGTCGTAGAAGCCTGCAAGAACATAGCCGGCGAGGTGTTTGCCGGCACTAAG GTTTTCGTCTCGGACAACAAGAACACATCTTCTCGTGATGTGGACAACTTCTTCAACTTCGCCGACATACAAATGGGCTTGTGA